A stretch of Corallococcus macrosporus DNA encodes these proteins:
- a CDS encoding S9 family peptidase, translating into MRVASLAVAVGCWMWGALASGAVPAPPASTSTPARLDASATYEALQRMVRIREVSLSPDGTRVAWVESVPGTAEVARLQVKELAHPERAPVRVTASKDGAPCAEGSLAWSPDGRQLAFLSTAGEGRARQLYVADASGAGGPARRLTTLRGVLASPKWSPDGRAVGLLVIEGSEDAQGPRGPAARETGVVQASPPVKRFAVVTVEDARMRWVSPAGLFIHEYAWSPDGARVAVTASLPPGDANWWNARVYAVETGTGETSLLHAPRWQVAEPAWSPDGRRLAFIEGLMSDEGNTGGDVLVVSVPERLAAKVRFGEKTVLPTKVPPALNLTEGLNATATDLFWPTAERLVFGAQVQGEAALMAVAPGGGEVTTLWKGPEHVAVSLGRDGVTSAVVRDSFTRPPEVWTGPVGAWKPLTRLNADVRVPVGDVRSVTWTSDGQSVQGWLVLPVPDASGRKAPMVTVVHGGPAAGVLSTFNPQTTLFVARGYAVFMPNPRGSYGQGEAFVQANRRDFGFGDFNDVMAGLDAVLASAPVDPARQGITGWSYGGFLTMWAVTRTQRFQAAVAGAGIANWQSYYGTNHIDTWMLPYFGASVYDEPEVYTRSSPINGVKQVRTPTLVLHGERDVEVPASQGYEFHRALKTLGVKTQLVIYADEGHGLRKPEHQKDRLLRTLDWFDANLPAAPESKPKVRAPAR; encoded by the coding sequence ATGCGAGTGGCGAGCCTGGCTGTGGCGGTGGGGTGCTGGATGTGGGGCGCGCTCGCGTCCGGGGCGGTGCCCGCGCCGCCCGCGTCCACGTCCACCCCCGCGCGGCTGGATGCGAGCGCGACGTACGAAGCGCTCCAGCGCATGGTGCGGATCCGCGAGGTGTCGCTGTCGCCGGACGGCACGCGGGTGGCCTGGGTGGAGTCGGTGCCGGGGACCGCGGAGGTCGCGAGGCTCCAGGTGAAGGAGCTGGCGCACCCGGAGCGGGCCCCGGTGCGCGTCACCGCGTCGAAGGACGGGGCGCCGTGCGCGGAGGGCTCGCTGGCGTGGAGCCCGGACGGCCGGCAGCTCGCGTTCCTCTCCACGGCGGGCGAGGGCCGCGCGCGGCAGCTCTACGTGGCGGACGCGTCGGGGGCGGGCGGACCCGCGCGCAGGCTCACGACGCTGAGGGGCGTGCTGGCCTCTCCGAAGTGGTCGCCGGATGGCAGGGCCGTGGGGCTGCTCGTCATCGAAGGCTCCGAGGACGCGCAGGGGCCGCGCGGGCCGGCGGCGCGGGAGACGGGCGTGGTGCAGGCGTCCCCTCCGGTGAAGCGCTTCGCGGTGGTGACGGTGGAGGACGCGCGAATGCGGTGGGTGTCGCCCGCGGGCCTCTTCATCCACGAGTACGCGTGGAGCCCGGACGGCGCCCGCGTGGCGGTGACGGCGTCGCTGCCGCCGGGGGACGCGAACTGGTGGAACGCGCGGGTGTACGCGGTGGAGACGGGCACGGGGGAGACGTCGCTGTTGCACGCGCCCCGGTGGCAGGTGGCGGAGCCGGCGTGGAGCCCGGACGGACGGCGGCTCGCGTTCATCGAGGGGCTGATGAGCGACGAGGGCAACACGGGCGGGGACGTGCTCGTGGTGTCGGTGCCGGAGCGGCTGGCGGCGAAGGTGCGGTTCGGGGAGAAGACGGTGCTGCCCACGAAGGTCCCGCCCGCGCTCAACCTGACGGAAGGCCTGAATGCGACGGCCACGGACCTCTTCTGGCCCACGGCGGAGCGGCTGGTGTTCGGAGCGCAGGTGCAGGGCGAGGCCGCGCTGATGGCGGTGGCGCCGGGCGGCGGCGAGGTGACGACGCTGTGGAAGGGGCCCGAGCACGTGGCGGTGTCGCTAGGGAGGGACGGCGTGACGAGCGCGGTGGTGCGCGACTCCTTCACCCGGCCGCCGGAGGTGTGGACGGGGCCGGTGGGGGCGTGGAAGCCGCTGACGCGCCTCAACGCGGACGTGCGAGTGCCGGTGGGCGACGTGCGCAGCGTGACGTGGACGAGCGATGGGCAGTCCGTGCAGGGCTGGCTGGTGTTGCCGGTGCCGGACGCGTCCGGGCGCAAGGCGCCCATGGTGACGGTGGTGCACGGCGGGCCCGCGGCGGGCGTGCTGTCGACGTTCAACCCGCAGACGACGCTGTTCGTGGCGCGGGGCTACGCGGTGTTCATGCCCAACCCGCGCGGCAGCTACGGCCAGGGTGAGGCGTTCGTGCAGGCGAACCGCCGGGACTTCGGCTTCGGGGACTTCAACGACGTGATGGCGGGGCTGGATGCGGTGCTGGCGTCGGCGCCGGTGGACCCCGCGCGGCAGGGCATCACGGGGTGGAGCTACGGCGGCTTCCTGACGATGTGGGCGGTGACGCGGACGCAGCGCTTCCAGGCGGCGGTGGCGGGCGCGGGCATCGCGAACTGGCAGAGCTACTACGGCACGAACCACATCGACACGTGGATGCTGCCGTACTTCGGAGCGTCGGTGTACGACGAGCCGGAGGTGTACACGCGCTCGTCACCCATCAACGGCGTGAAGCAGGTGCGCACGCCCACGCTGGTGCTGCACGGCGAGCGGGACGTGGAGGTGCCCGCGTCGCAGGGCTACGAGTTCCACCGGGCGCTGAAGACGCTGGGGGTGAAGACCCAGTTGGTCATCTACGCGGACGAGGGCCACGGCCTGCGCAAGCCCGAGCACCAGAAGGACCGGCTCTTGCGCACGCTGGACTGGTTCGACGCGAACCTGCCGGCGGCACCGGAGTCGAAGCCGAAGGTGCGGGCGCCCGCGCGCTGA
- a CDS encoding AI-2E family transporter → MSEPEVRPQPKSQVSPRTVLTVCMVVLGVMVLVVLVAKTRVALTLTGIAALIALSLEHGVSRLEKRGLKRWQAITLVLLALFVAVAALGLLVIPDLVEQVDALVTQWPQLWKQVRGTGILRALNQRLHSLGWNERLEEATPALAGPLPSLLMSAIGGVVGLLGGMLTVFFLVVFMLVFGGGMLRRLLDLARPDHRLRYVRVLRNVYSATGGYLSGITLICAINATLTTTMLAVLGMPFYLPLGVASGFSSLVPYAGPIIAGGIITLLTLATGGLWKALAVFIYFLLYGQLEGNVMAPLVFKRTVHVNPLVTLLAVLFCVELAGIVGAVVAVPVAATVQIIVREVLLFRQERRAGAVLPEP, encoded by the coding sequence GTGTCCGAGCCCGAGGTCCGACCGCAGCCGAAGTCCCAGGTGTCGCCGCGCACGGTGCTCACCGTGTGCATGGTGGTGCTGGGCGTGATGGTCCTGGTGGTGCTCGTCGCCAAGACGCGCGTGGCGCTCACGCTCACCGGCATCGCGGCGCTCATCGCGCTGTCGCTGGAGCACGGCGTGTCACGGCTGGAGAAGCGCGGCCTGAAGCGGTGGCAGGCCATCACGCTGGTGCTCCTCGCGCTGTTCGTCGCCGTCGCGGCGCTGGGCCTCCTGGTGATTCCGGACCTGGTGGAGCAGGTGGACGCGCTGGTGACGCAGTGGCCGCAGCTGTGGAAGCAGGTCCGCGGCACCGGCATCCTGCGCGCGCTCAACCAGCGGCTCCACAGCCTGGGCTGGAACGAGCGGCTGGAGGAGGCCACGCCCGCGCTCGCCGGGCCCCTGCCCTCGCTGCTCATGAGCGCCATTGGCGGCGTGGTAGGCCTGTTGGGCGGCATGCTCACCGTGTTCTTCCTGGTGGTGTTCATGCTGGTGTTCGGCGGCGGCATGCTGCGGCGCCTGTTGGACCTGGCCCGGCCTGACCACCGGCTGCGCTACGTGCGCGTGCTGCGCAACGTGTACAGCGCGACGGGCGGCTACCTGTCCGGCATCACGCTCATCTGCGCCATCAACGCCACGCTCACCACCACCATGCTGGCGGTGCTGGGCATGCCCTTCTACCTGCCCCTGGGCGTGGCCAGCGGCTTCTCCAGCCTGGTGCCCTACGCGGGCCCCATCATCGCGGGCGGCATCATCACGCTGCTCACGCTGGCCACCGGCGGCCTGTGGAAGGCGCTGGCGGTGTTCATCTACTTCCTGCTCTACGGCCAGTTGGAGGGCAACGTGATGGCGCCGCTCGTGTTCAAGCGCACCGTGCACGTCAACCCGCTCGTCACCCTGCTCGCCGTGCTGTTCTGCGTGGAGCTGGCGGGCATCGTGGGCGCGGTGGTGGCCGTGCCCGTGGCGGCCACCGTGCAGATCATCGTCCGGGAGGTCCTCCTCTTCCGCCAGGAGCGCCGCGCCGGCGCCGTCCTCCCCGAGCCCTGA